Proteins from a single region of Aureibacter tunicatorum:
- a CDS encoding PfaD family polyunsaturated fatty acid/polyketide biosynthesis protein: MTQVIENINNGITSVAPKSSSKWFGASSAIKQDANEVQSLLKNISQPAFVLRDQEGNISFADSIGNASPADLQTRELITQLPAYLPEQLGDENFRKAYGLKYNYMGGAMANGIASADLVIAMGKAGMLCSFGAGGLVPSKIEEAIDKIQAELPNGPYAVNLIHSPNEVALEREATEIFLRKGVKVIEASAFMDLTEFVVLYRAKGLSRNADGSVNIGNKIIAKVSRLEVAEKFMRPAPEKMLNELVASAKITAEQAQLALTVPVADDITVEADSGGHTDNRPLVCLLPTVIGLRNKIQEELQYAEPVRIGAGGGVSTPESALGTFMMGAAYVVTGSVNQACRESGSSDHVRKVLAQAGMTDIMMAPASDMFEMGVKLQVLKKGTLFPLRAQKLYDYYIAYNSLEEIPEKDRAILEKTVFQDTIENIWKGCIAFFEARDPEQITRAENNPKRKMALVFRWYLGLSSSWANGGVKGRELDYQIWCGPAMGAFNEWVKGSHLESWENRYAGEVGELMLQGAAYLYRLKFLEMQGISLASSYYNYTVD; this comes from the coding sequence ATGACGCAAGTTATAGAAAATATAAACAACGGAATTACTTCAGTTGCACCGAAATCATCCAGCAAATGGTTTGGAGCTTCATCAGCTATCAAACAGGATGCAAATGAAGTGCAAAGCCTTTTGAAAAATATCTCGCAGCCAGCATTTGTGTTGAGAGATCAAGAAGGTAACATCTCATTTGCTGACAGCATTGGTAACGCTTCTCCGGCTGATCTTCAGACGAGAGAATTGATTACACAGCTTCCGGCTTATCTTCCTGAGCAATTAGGAGATGAGAATTTCAGAAAAGCCTATGGATTGAAATACAATTACATGGGTGGAGCAATGGCCAATGGTATTGCTTCAGCTGATTTGGTGATTGCCATGGGTAAAGCAGGTATGCTTTGTTCTTTCGGAGCTGGTGGATTAGTTCCTTCTAAGATCGAAGAAGCTATCGACAAGATCCAAGCCGAATTGCCAAACGGACCATACGCTGTCAACTTGATCCACAGTCCAAACGAAGTAGCTCTGGAAAGAGAAGCAACAGAAATCTTCCTTCGCAAAGGAGTGAAAGTGATTGAAGCTTCGGCATTCATGGATTTGACAGAATTTGTGGTATTGTATCGTGCCAAAGGATTGAGCAGAAATGCTGATGGCTCGGTAAATATTGGCAATAAGATCATTGCTAAGGTTTCTCGTCTTGAAGTAGCGGAGAAATTCATGAGACCTGCTCCTGAGAAGATGTTGAACGAATTGGTTGCTTCTGCTAAGATCACTGCTGAGCAAGCCCAATTAGCTTTGACTGTTCCTGTAGCGGATGACATTACAGTTGAAGCTGATTCGGGAGGACATACAGATAACAGACCTTTGGTTTGTTTGCTTCCGACAGTTATCGGTTTGAGAAATAAAATACAAGAAGAATTGCAATATGCTGAGCCTGTTCGTATCGGAGCTGGTGGAGGTGTAAGTACGCCGGAATCTGCATTGGGTACATTCATGATGGGTGCTGCGTATGTAGTTACAGGTTCTGTCAATCAGGCTTGTAGAGAATCAGGAAGTTCTGACCATGTGCGTAAAGTATTAGCTCAGGCAGGGATGACTGATATTATGATGGCTCCGGCTTCAGATATGTTTGAGATGGGAGTGAAGTTACAGGTTCTTAAGAAAGGAACCTTATTTCCACTAAGGGCTCAGAAATTATACGATTACTATATCGCATACAATAGCTTGGAAGAAATTCCTGAAAAAGATCGTGCGATTTTGGAGAAAACAGTATTCCAAGATACAATTGAGAATATCTGGAAAGGTTGTATCGCGTTTTTCGAAGCGAGAGATCCGGAGCAAATCACAAGAGCGGAAAACAATCCAAAGCGTAAGATGGCATTGGTATTCCGTTGGTATCTTGGGCTTTCTTCTTCATGGGCAAATGGCGGCGTAAAAGGCCGTGAGCTTGATTATCAGATCTGGTGTGGCCCTGCGATGGGAGCGTTTAACGAATGGGTGAAAGGTTCGCATTTGGAAAGCTGGGAAAACAGGTATGCCGGAGAAGTTGGTGAATTGATGCTTCAAGGCGCTGCGTATTTATACCGTTTGAAGTTTTTGGAAATGCAAGGAATTTCATTAGCTTCAAGTTACTATAATTATACTGTTGACTAG